Proteins encoded in a region of the Corynebacterium genitalium ATCC 33030 genome:
- a CDS encoding Na+/H+ antiporter subunit E — protein MMQRFRSRFRPWFIVWLTLMWILLMGELSWGNVFAGLALGILITVLLPLPPLPTGGISIDFWELSKFGIRWVGQLFTAAIQVSWLAIRPADPPKSGIFKVPMRLGSELELYFATCAYNLQPGGCVTDIDLANRIWTIHVLNAGSQQAIDKALHDVKELEASMIAIFEKRKAH, from the coding sequence ATGATGCAAAGATTCCGCAGCCGCTTCCGCCCCTGGTTCATCGTCTGGCTGACCCTCATGTGGATCCTGCTCATGGGTGAACTGAGCTGGGGCAACGTCTTCGCCGGCCTCGCTTTAGGCATCCTGATCACCGTGCTGCTGCCCCTGCCGCCGCTGCCCACCGGCGGCATCAGCATCGACTTCTGGGAGCTGAGCAAGTTCGGTATCCGCTGGGTCGGCCAGCTCTTCACCGCCGCCATCCAGGTGTCGTGGCTCGCCATCCGGCCCGCTGACCCGCCGAAGAGCGGCATTTTCAAGGTGCCCATGCGCTTGGGGTCCGAGCTGGAACTCTACTTCGCCACATGCGCCTACAACCTCCAACCCGGCGGCTGCGTCACCGATATCGACCTGGCCAACCGCATCTGGACCATCCACGTGCTCAACGCCGGATCCCAGCAAGCAATCGACAAGGCCCTCCATGACGTCAAGGAGCTGGAGGCCTCCATGATCGCCATCTTCGAGAAGAGAAAGGCCCACTGA
- a CDS encoding Na+/H+ antiporter subunit D, with protein sequence MGANVDHTWYTSYVDWLMPYMPYIIPLPVLIPALAAALILLAGKHRVLQRNIAFFTFLVLAVIAASMILVADIEGIQTVQLGGWDAPIGITFVADRLSGIMLFVSAIVLFCVMWFAISQGIRDGNENDPVEVFLPIYMLLSMGVNLSFLAGDLFNLYVGFEIFLVASYVLLTMGASPLRVRAGIGYVMVSMASSMVFLFALGLVYASVGTINMAQAGMGLEELNDGTRAAIFATLLVAFGIKAAIFPLDAWLPDSYPTAASLVTAVFAGLLTKVGVYSIIRVRVTMFTDGSLDILMMWVALATMIVGVMGALAQNDIKRLLSFTLVSHIGYMIFGVALGSQHGLNGAIFYAVHHILVQTSLFLVVSLIERQVGSSQLRRLGSLLYTAPFIAILYFVPALNLGGIPPFSGFLGKVMLLQAGAEDGTWLSWVLIVGAVVTSLLTLYAMMIVWSKAFLRDRSDAPEGNVTSVRVSPLADIHDTVDASERSDVGRVPFGMMASTTTLIAASVGITILAGPISAITGRAADSAMDQSIYRTAVLGDDWSNPSRTLDQDRLDDGSDTIDQRRHDIRTPDAGVSTAPVPSSADTGARADNGGTNPSYEEEKATGGVRPEREKSSVVGEAEDS encoded by the coding sequence CCGTACATCATCCCGCTGCCGGTGCTCATCCCGGCGCTGGCCGCGGCGCTGATTCTCTTGGCCGGAAAGCACCGCGTGCTGCAGCGCAACATCGCGTTCTTCACGTTCCTGGTGCTCGCCGTCATCGCGGCGTCGATGATTCTGGTAGCCGACATCGAAGGCATCCAGACCGTGCAGCTAGGCGGCTGGGACGCGCCGATCGGCATCACCTTCGTCGCCGACCGTCTTTCCGGCATCATGCTGTTCGTCTCGGCGATCGTGCTGTTCTGCGTGATGTGGTTCGCCATCTCGCAAGGTATTCGTGACGGCAACGAGAACGACCCCGTGGAAGTCTTCCTGCCCATCTACATGCTGCTGTCCATGGGCGTGAACCTCTCGTTCCTGGCAGGCGACCTGTTCAACCTCTATGTCGGCTTCGAAATCTTCCTCGTCGCGTCCTACGTCCTGCTCACCATGGGCGCGTCCCCGCTGCGTGTCCGCGCCGGCATCGGTTATGTCATGGTGTCCATGGCGTCATCGATGGTCTTCTTGTTCGCGCTCGGTCTGGTCTACGCGTCCGTGGGCACGATCAACATGGCGCAAGCGGGCATGGGCCTCGAGGAGCTTAACGACGGCACCCGCGCCGCCATCTTCGCCACCCTGCTCGTCGCCTTCGGCATTAAGGCTGCGATCTTCCCCCTGGACGCCTGGCTGCCCGACTCCTACCCCACCGCCGCGTCCCTGGTCACCGCCGTCTTCGCGGGCCTTTTGACCAAGGTGGGTGTGTACTCCATCATCCGCGTGCGCGTCACCATGTTCACCGACGGGTCGTTGGACATTCTGATGATGTGGGTCGCGCTGGCCACGATGATTGTCGGTGTCATGGGTGCCCTGGCCCAGAACGACATCAAGCGTCTCCTGTCGTTCACCCTGGTCAGCCACATCGGCTACATGATTTTCGGCGTGGCCTTGGGTTCGCAGCACGGCCTCAACGGCGCGATCTTCTACGCCGTCCACCACATTCTGGTGCAGACCTCGCTGTTCCTGGTGGTCAGCCTGATCGAGCGCCAGGTCGGCTCCTCGCAGCTGCGCCGGCTCGGCTCGCTGCTGTATACCGCCCCGTTCATCGCGATTTTGTACTTCGTCCCGGCGCTCAACCTGGGTGGCATCCCGCCGTTTTCCGGTTTCTTAGGCAAAGTCATGCTGCTGCAGGCCGGTGCCGAAGACGGCACGTGGCTGTCGTGGGTGCTCATCGTCGGCGCCGTGGTGACATCGCTGCTCACCCTCTACGCCATGATGATCGTCTGGTCGAAGGCGTTCCTGCGCGACCGATCCGACGCCCCCGAAGGCAACGTCACCAGCGTGCGCGTGAGCCCGCTGGCTGACATTCACGACACCGTCGACGCCTCCGAACGCTCCGACGTCGGCCGCGTCCCGTTCGGCATGATGGCCTCCACCACCACGCTGATCGCCGCGTCCGTGGGCATCACGATCCTGGCCGGCCCAATCTCCGCCATCACCGGCCGCGCCGCCGACTCCGCGATGGACCAATCCATCTACCGCACCGCTGTGCTCGGCGACGATTGGTCGAACCCCTCGCGCACCCTCGACCAAGACAGGCTTGACGACGGCTCCGACACCATCGACCAGCGACGCCACGACATCCGCACCCCTGACGCTGGGGTCTCCACCGCACCCGTGCCCTCGTCGGCCGACACGGGCGCGCGGGCGGACAACGGCGGCACCAACCCCTCCTACGAAGAGGAGAAGGCCACCGGCGGGGTGCGCCCCGAGCGTGAAAAATCTTCCGTCGTCGGGGAGGCAGAGGACTCATGA
- a CDS encoding monovalent cation/H(+) antiporter subunit G, which yields MTWEFISDVLSLIFISFGALQVFFASVGIARFGNTLARIHAVTKPQTVGLVLVIIGVIFRLTGSDSFGPGQRGDIGMLFLLLLFALMTNPVTAQRLGRVSRREALYGGDDQIAVNENPAKY from the coding sequence ATGACCTGGGAATTCATCTCCGACGTCCTGTCGCTCATCTTCATCAGCTTCGGCGCCCTGCAGGTCTTCTTCGCCTCCGTCGGCATCGCCCGCTTCGGCAACACCCTCGCCCGCATTCACGCTGTCACCAAACCTCAGACTGTGGGGCTGGTGCTGGTGATCATCGGCGTCATCTTCCGCCTCACCGGCTCCGACAGCTTCGGGCCCGGCCAGCGCGGCGACATCGGAATGCTCTTCCTCCTACTCCTCTTCGCCCTCATGACAAACCCGGTCACCGCGCAGCGCCTCGGCCGCGTCTCCCGACGCGAAGCCCTCTACGGCGGCGACGACCAGATCGCCGTCAACGAGAACCCCGCGAAGTACTAG
- a CDS encoding monovalent cation/H+ antiporter complex subunit F: MDDMIYNSVLAVAAAFLVAGFFITTWRLVVGPNSLDRVIAMDGVVASLQCALATYICWTLDTTVVNAMFVVALLGFIGSLSVARFRKRDGAL, translated from the coding sequence ATGGACGACATGATTTACAACTCCGTGCTGGCCGTCGCGGCCGCGTTCCTTGTCGCCGGGTTCTTCATCACCACCTGGCGCCTCGTGGTCGGCCCCAACTCGCTCGACCGGGTCATCGCCATGGACGGCGTTGTCGCCTCACTCCAGTGCGCGCTGGCCACCTACATCTGCTGGACCCTCGACACCACCGTGGTCAATGCGATGTTCGTCGTCGCCCTGCTAGGCTTCATCGGCTCCCTGTCGGTGGCCCGCTTCCGCAAGAGGGACGGTGCACTCTAA